Genomic segment of Streptomyces alboniger:
GGCGGGCGTCCCAAGGAGTTGGGCGGCTGAGTCCGGTGAGGGTCTGCGGGCCCTGCTGTGGCTGGTCGCGCAGTTCTCCGCGCCCCTGACGGGCGCTCCGGCTCAGGGAGTGTTCTGGCGCACCGCGTTCAAGGCTTCCGCGAGGGCCTCCGGGTGCCTCGTCGAGATGTATGCGTACGGCGTCGGGTCGGCCGGATCCGTGATCTTCACGCGCAGGGCCGTGGGGATGTAGGCGCGCAGCAGCATGAACGCGCGCGGGTCGGCCTTGTAGGAGCGCCAGGCGCGGGTCTCCTCGCCCGTCAGGACCTCTGCCTCGCCCAGGGCGGACACCGGGATCCTCGCGTCGCCCGCGACCAGCGAGCCGGCCATCACGCGGATCCGCACCGAGCCGTACGCGCTGGTGACGACCGCGGCCACAGCCGTGCCGCCGACCAGGCCGCCGAGGAGCGGGAGGGTGCCGAACGGCAGCATGATCAGGGCCATCGCGACACCGACCAGTACCGAGGCGAACCACCACGAACGGGGCGCGGTCAGGCGTTCTTCGTAAGGCTGCATGGAACCAAGCTTGGCACGGGGAGCTGGGAGCGCTGACGCGGAGGTAAGGTCTGCGCCTGTGAGTGGTACATCTGCAGCTCTGACGCCCCCGGCCGACGCCATAGCGCCCGTCCGCCACCCCGACGCGCCCGCTCCCGGTGAGTTGATCGGTGCCCACTACGAACACTGTTTCGGCTGTGGCGAAGGGCAGGCGCACGGACTGCACCTGGCGGCACGCGCCGGGGAGGGTGTGACCGTCACCGCGGAGTTCACCGTCCGCGAGGCGCACCAGGGCGCCCCGGGCCTCGCCCACGGCGGCGTCCTCGCCACCGCGCTCGACGAGACGCTGGGCTCGCTGAACTGGCTGCTGCGGGTGATCGCGGTGACCGGCCGCCTGGAGACCGACTTCGTACGGCCCGTGCCGCTGGGCACCGTGCTGTTCCTGGAAGCCGAGGTCACCGCCGTCGCAGGACGGAAGATCTACTCGACCGCCACCGGCCGGATCGGCGGCCCCGAAGGGCCCGTCGCGGTCCGTGCCGAAGCCCTCTTCATCGAGGTGAAGGTCGAGCACTTCATCGACAACGGCCGCCCGGAGGAGATCCAGGCCGCCATGAACAACCCGGACCAGATCCGGCGCGCCCGCGCCTTCGAGGTGAACCCGTGACATCCCGCCCCCCTCTGGACGTGCTGATCAGGCGCGTCGACCCCGACGTACCGCTGCCGTCGTACGCGCGGCCCGGCGACGCAGGCGCCGATCTGCGGACGACGGAATCCTGTGAACTCGCGCCCGGCGAGCGGGTCGTGCTGCCCACCGGGGTGTCCATCGCGCTCCCCGAGGGGTACGCGGCCTTCGTGCACCCCCGTTCGGGGCTCGCCGCCCGCTGCGGTGTCGCTCTGGTGAATGCCCCGGGGACGGTGGATGCCGGGTACCGTGGAGAGATCAAGGTGATCGTCGTGAATCTCGACCCGCGCGAGGCCGTGCGGTTCGAGCGCTTCGACCGGATCGCCCAACTGGTCGTCCAGCAGGTCGAGAAGGTGCGCTTCCAGGAGGTGGCGGAGCTTCCCGCGTCGGCACGGGCCGAGGGGGGCTTCGGGTCCACCGGCGGCCATGCCGCCGTGGACGTCGGCTCGGGCGGAAGCGCGGGCGAACAAACGGGTGGGAATCGATACGCATCGGTCGTATCCGACCGGGAAGGACAGTGACGTGTTCGGACGTCGCAAGAAGGACAGTGCCGCCGAGGACGCGGCGGGCGCGGACGAGCAGGTCGTCGACGGCGTGGACAGCAATGACCAGGCCGACGTCGCGCGCTCGCGCGTGAGGCTGGAGCCGGAGCCCCGTCCCGACGGTCCCTGGGACATCTCCGAGGTCCGTGAGCCCGGCGAGGGCCGGGTGGACCTCGGCGGGCTCTTCGTGCCGGGGGTCGAGGGCATGGAGCTGCGGGTAGAGGTCGCGGGCGACGCGATCGTCGCGGCCACCGTCGTGCTCCAGGACAGCGCCATCCAGCTCCAGGGCTTCGCCGCCCCGAAGAAGGAGGGCATCTGGGGCGAGGTCCGCGAGGAGATCGCGACCGGCATCACCCAGCAGGGCGGTGTCATCGACGAGGTCGAGGGCCCCCTCGGCTGGGAGCTGCGCGCGCAGGTCCCCGTGCAGCTGCCGGACGGCACGGGCGGCGTGCAGGTCGTGCGCTTCGTCGGCGTCGACGGGCCGCGCTGGTTCCTGCGCGGGGTGATCTCCGGGCAGGGCGCGGTGCAGCCGCAGGCCGCCGGACTGCTGGAGCAGATCTTCCGGGACACCGTGGTCGTGCGCGGCGAGGGCCCGATGGCGCCCCGCGACCCGATCGTCCTGAAGCTGCCGGACGACGCGCAGATGGTCGCCGAAGGCAGCGTCCAGCAGGAGCAGCAGGAAGGCTCGCGCTTCTCGGGTGGCATGGGGCAGCTTCAGCGCGGCCCCGAGATCACCGAGGTGCGCTGACACCGCCGCGCATCGGCGCGACAGGCGCCCCCGCCGCCTGACGGCGGGGCGAGTGTCCAGCGCCTGACGGCGAGTCAAGTGCCTTGTGGCCCGCAGTGGTTCCGGTTCGTCCGGACCATTGCGGGCCTTCTTCGCGTACGCCCATACTGTGCCGGTCACCCGGGGGGAGACCGGTGCGGTGAGTGGACGGCGCGTGCCCGCCGCGGTGCGGGGGAGTCGGCATCACGGGGTGGTCCTGGGGGCCGCGGGGCTCGCGGTGCTGCTCGCGGCCACCGTCCTCGCCGCCCTCGCCGCCCTCTCCGAGAAGGCCGTGGAGGGCGGGATACAGCGGCGGCTCGCCGCGGACCGCGAGGCCGTCGTCGAGGTCGCGGGACCGCACCGGACGGACGGCGCGCGGAAGCTGGACCGTGACGTCCGCGCGGCCGTCGGCCGCGCCTATGGCGACGTACCCCATCACACCTGGTCGGCGCTGCGCGCGCCCGCGGCCCGCAACGGCGAGCTCACCGTCACCGAGGCCGCCGGCCACCCGCGGCGGGACGCGACCGTCACCGTGGCCGCCGTGCAGGGCGCCGGGCGGCACGCCGTCCTGCGGGCCGGGCGATGGCCGCGCTCCGGTGCCGGGCCGGTCGAGGCCGCGCTGACGGAGACCGCCGCCGCCGAACTGGCCGTGCGGCCCGGGGACGGCATCAGCGTGCGGAGCGCGGACGAACGGCCCGTGGCGTTGAAGGTCGTGGGGCTGTACGCCGCCGAGGAGCGGGCGCCGGCCCTGTGGGCGTCGTTGAGCAGTACGTTCGGGACCCCCGACTCGATCGCGGTCGTTCCGCACGAGGCGTTCGCGCGCAGCCCGGGGCTCGCCCGGGACGCGGCGCGGCTGTGGCTCGGGGTGCCGGACACGGGCGGGCTGCGGCTCGGGGACATCGGGGCGCTCCAAGAGCGCGCGAAGCGGTTCGCGGGCAGCGACGCCTCGCTCTCCGTCCTGCGCGGTGGCGGCCCGGGGGACGACATCACCGTGTCGGCGGGGCTGCGACGCGCGCTGGACCGGCTCACCACGCCGATCGCCGTGGCCCGCGCCGGGCTCTACGTCCCCGCGACGCTCCTCGCCGCGCTCGCCGTGGCCGCCCTCGTCCTCACCGCACGCCAGTTCGCCGAACACCGGCGCCCGGAGCTGGCGTTGCTGGCCGCGCGCGGGGCGGGCACCCGGCGGCTCGCTCTGTCGACGGCCGGGCAGTGGGCCTGCGTCGCCGTGCCCGCGGGGCTGGCCGCGCCCTGCCTCGCGGGCCCGCTGCTGCGCGGGCTCGCCGCGGCCGGGCTCATCGAGGGCGAGGTGCCCGGCTCGGCGGCGACCGGCGTGGGGTGGGCGACAGCGCTCACCGCCGTCGCCATGCACGGCGCCGCGGTGCTGCTGCCGACGGTGCGGGCGGTGCGGGACCGGCGGGCGGCGGCCCGGCCCGGGTTGCGGGTCGCGCGGCTCGCGGGCGCCCAGCGGCTCGGGGCGGACCTGGCGCTGGCGGCGGTCGCCGTCCTCGGCTGGCTGCAACTGCGCCAGTACCGCTCGCCCGTGACCGGCGGCAACGGCGTCGACCCTGTGCTGGTGCTCGCGCCTGTCGCGATGACCGTGGCGGCCGCGCTGCTCGCCCTGCGGTTCCTGCCGCTGCTCGCCCGCCTGATCGACCCCCTCGCGCGGCGCGGCAGAGGGCTCGTCCTGCCGCTCGGCGGCTGGCAGATCGGGCGGCGCGCGGCGCGGCAGGCGGGGCCCGCGCTGGTGGTGACGCTCGCCCTCGCGGTCGCCGCGCTCAGCAGTACGGCGCTGGCCGTCCTCGACCGGGGCGACCGCGACCAGGCCGCGTTCCAGGTCGGCGCGGACCTGCGCGTCGAGCCGGGGGACGGGGTGGCGCCACAGCAGCGGCGTGCCGCCTACGAGGCGCTGCCGGGCGCCGAGGCCGCCACGCCCGTGATCACCTCGGAGGGATACGTCGGGCAGGACGCGGTGGCTGTGACCGCCGTCAACACGGCGCGGGGGCCGGTTCCCGCACTGCGCGGCGATCTCGCGGACGCACCCGTGCGTGAGCTGGTGGCGCCGCTCGGCAGGGAGGTTCCTGCGCACGGGCTGCCGGTGCGCGGTGCCGGGCGGGAGCTGCCGCTCCGGGTGCGGATGTCCGCCGACGGGGACGGTGAGGTCGTACCCGTGCGGCTCACCGCCCACTTCGAGGACGGGGACGGGCTCACGCGGTCGAGTTCCGTGGTGATCAAGGAGGGCCGCGCCCGGACCGTGCCGCTGGAGGTGCCGGTGCGCGGAGGGGACGTACGCGTCCTCCAGATCGATCTGAGCATGGTCGGCGAGCGGGTGCGGCGGACGTACCGGCTGACCGTCGATGACGTGCCGGGGCTTGCGCGGCAGGCGCGGTGGCGTGACCTGCGGGCCGACGCGCCGGACCGGCATGCGGCCGGCTGCCCGGGGGCGGAGCGGGAGCGGGGGAGGGACGCCTCGGGTCAGGCGCCGGGGCCCGTGCTGTGCCGGGACAGGCCCGGTCGGGGCACGCTCGTCGACGCGGTGCTGCGCGGGCCCGACGGGCGGCTGAAGTACCCCACCTGGGGCGTGCGGCTCGGCACGGACCGCGCGAAAGGGCGGCCGGCCGCGCCCGCGCTCGCCGACGACGCGCTGCTCGCGTCGGGTGCGGTGCGGGTCGGGGACACCGTGACGGTACGGCGGAGCACGGGCGGGAGCGCGCGGGTCGCGATCGTCGGGCGGATCGCGGCGGTGCCGGGAGTGCCGCGCGACCGGGCGCGGCTGCTCGCCGACTCCCGTGCCATGGCCGCCCAGTGGGCCCTGAGCGGGGTGCTGCCCGACGCGGAGAGCGCGTGGTGGGTGGGTGTGCGCGGAGCGGACACGGGCGGGGCTCTGGGGGCGGTGCGCGAGGCGCCGCGGCTGGGGAAGGCCGTCGATGTGGCGCAGGTCCGGGCGGAGTTGGCGGCCGATCCGCTGCGCAGGGGGGCGCGGGGCGCGCTCACGCTGTGCCTGGTGCTCGCGCCCGCCTTCGCCGTCATCGCGTTCGCGCTGCATACGGTGGTCTCGGCGCGGTCCAGGGAGCGGGAGTTCGCGCTGCTGCGGGCGCTCGGGATGCGGCGGGGGCAGGTGGCGGCGTACCTGTGGACGGAGCAGGTGGCGCTCGCGGGGGTGGCGGCGGTACTCGGTACGGCCCTGGGGGCCGCGCTCGCCTCGGTGATCATGCCGGTGGTGACGGTGGACGCTTCCGGGGGGCCGGTCTTTCCCCCGCTGGTCACGCAGGTGCCGTGGGTGCGGGTGGCGGTCACGGCCGGGGTGGCCGCGGGGGTGATCTGCGGGGTGGTGACGGGGGCCGCGCGAATCTTGGGGCGGGTGGATCTGGCGCGGGTGCTCCGGGTGGGGGAGGGGCCGTGACGCGCGCGTGGCTGCGGGTGGGGTTCGCCCTGTTGGCCGGGCTGCTGGTGGCTGTCGCCAGCGGTGGGCCAGGAGTGCTGGAGCGGCTGGGCGGGGCGGCGCTCGGCGCCCGGCTCCAGCAGGCGCAGCGGGACGCGCCGGGGGTGGTGCACAGCGCGCGGTTCGATCCGGAGGAGGAGCGGATCGGGGCCGAGAGCGACCTCGGCGGTGACCTCGCACGTTACGCGGAGGTCATCGAGAACTCCTCGCCCCGAGCGCTGCGGCGCGGACTCGTGCACGACTCGACTCGGGTCCGGCTTCCCACGGTGAGGGGCGCGGGGAGCACGCTCTCCCTGATCTACGCCTCCGATGCGCCGGGGCGCGCGGCGTACGTGGCCGGGCGCGGGCCCCGTGAGCGGGGCGAGGCCGTCGAGCTGGCCGTGTCCACGCGTACGCGCGACGCGCTGGGGCTGCGGATCGGGCAGCGGGTACGGCTGAAGGCCGGCGCCCTGGAGAACGTCAGTGCCGTGGGACGCGTCGTCGGGGTCTTCCGGGCCGAGGGCGGGCGCCGCCTCTGGAGTGAACAGCCCTTGCTGGCACGGCCGTTGCCCGCGGCGGCGGGAGGCGTGCCTGAGGCCGGTGCGCTGATCGCGGCTCGCGGCGTCGAGATGCTACAGAACCAGGCGGGCGCCGAGCTGACCGTCCACTGGAACATGCGGCTGGTGCTCGGCGGCGGGGAGGCCGCCCGCTTCGTGGGGCGCGGGGAGCGGGACTTCCAGCGGGCCATGGCCCGGTATCCCCTCGCCGCACGGGAGTCGTACTGCCAATTCGGGGTGTACGGCGGGAAGTTGTGCCTCATCGGCGCCCACCCCGCTACCGAACTGGAGACCGACACCGAACTGCCGGATGTCGTCGAGGAGTTCCAGCGGCGCTGGCGGCAGGCCACCGTCGTGATCGCCTTCGCCTCGGCCTCCCTGCTCGGGGTGGGGCTCTCCGCCGTCGTCGTGACGTCGTTGCTGATGGTGCGGCGACGGCTCGACACGGATCGGCTGCTGCGGGCGCGGGGCGCCTCCGCCTCGGACATCGCCCTGGGGCGCGCCGTGTGGAGTGCGCCCGCGGTGCTGCTCGGGTTCGGCGGCGGCTGTGCGCTCGCCACGCTGGGGCCCGGGAGTTCACCCGCGTACGGCACGGGGGCGGGGGTCGCGGTGCTCTGCTGGGTGCTGCTGCCCTGCCTCACGTGGTGGGCGGTGCGGGACCGGGCCGTGCTGCGGGACCGGGCGCCGCGCCGGGGCGGGCGCCGGCTGGTCGCCGAGGCGGTCGTGCTGCTGCTCGCCGCGGGAGGCGTGTTCGCGCTGCGGGCGCGGGGCACCGAGGGCGCCGCGGGGCCCGATCCGCTGCTCGCCGCCGTACCCGTACTGCTCGGCCTCGCGGCGGTCGCCGTGCTGGTGCGGTGCTACCCCTGGCCGGTGCGGCTGATGGCGCGGACGGCGGCCAGGGGGCGCGGGGTCGTGGCGCTCGTCGCGCTGTCCCGCGCCGCGAAGGAGGCCCCAGCGCGCGGGCTCGCGCTGC
This window contains:
- a CDS encoding DUF3093 domain-containing protein; this translates as MQPYEERLTAPRSWWFASVLVGVAMALIMLPFGTLPLLGGLVGGTAVAAVVTSAYGSVRIRVMAGSLVAGDARIPVSALGEAEVLTGEETRAWRSYKADPRAFMLLRAYIPTALRVKITDPADPTPYAYISTRHPEALAEALNAVRQNTP
- a CDS encoding PaaI family thioesterase, whose protein sequence is MSGTSAALTPPADAIAPVRHPDAPAPGELIGAHYEHCFGCGEGQAHGLHLAARAGEGVTVTAEFTVREAHQGAPGLAHGGVLATALDETLGSLNWLLRVIAVTGRLETDFVRPVPLGTVLFLEAEVTAVAGRKIYSTATGRIGGPEGPVAVRAEALFIEVKVEHFIDNGRPEEIQAAMNNPDQIRRARAFEVNP
- the dut gene encoding dUTP diphosphatase, which produces MTSRPPLDVLIRRVDPDVPLPSYARPGDAGADLRTTESCELAPGERVVLPTGVSIALPEGYAAFVHPRSGLAARCGVALVNAPGTVDAGYRGEIKVIVVNLDPREAVRFERFDRIAQLVVQQVEKVRFQEVAELPASARAEGGFGSTGGHAAVDVGSGGSAGEQTGGNRYASVVSDREGQ
- a CDS encoding DUF3710 domain-containing protein; the protein is MFGRRKKDSAAEDAAGADEQVVDGVDSNDQADVARSRVRLEPEPRPDGPWDISEVREPGEGRVDLGGLFVPGVEGMELRVEVAGDAIVAATVVLQDSAIQLQGFAAPKKEGIWGEVREEIATGITQQGGVIDEVEGPLGWELRAQVPVQLPDGTGGVQVVRFVGVDGPRWFLRGVISGQGAVQPQAAGLLEQIFRDTVVVRGEGPMAPRDPIVLKLPDDAQMVAEGSVQQEQQEGSRFSGGMGQLQRGPEITEVR
- a CDS encoding ABC transporter permease, with product MSGRRVPAAVRGSRHHGVVLGAAGLAVLLAATVLAALAALSEKAVEGGIQRRLAADREAVVEVAGPHRTDGARKLDRDVRAAVGRAYGDVPHHTWSALRAPAARNGELTVTEAAGHPRRDATVTVAAVQGAGRHAVLRAGRWPRSGAGPVEAALTETAAAELAVRPGDGISVRSADERPVALKVVGLYAAEERAPALWASLSSTFGTPDSIAVVPHEAFARSPGLARDAARLWLGVPDTGGLRLGDIGALQERAKRFAGSDASLSVLRGGGPGDDITVSAGLRRALDRLTTPIAVARAGLYVPATLLAALAVAALVLTARQFAEHRRPELALLAARGAGTRRLALSTAGQWACVAVPAGLAAPCLAGPLLRGLAAAGLIEGEVPGSAATGVGWATALTAVAMHGAAVLLPTVRAVRDRRAAARPGLRVARLAGAQRLGADLALAAVAVLGWLQLRQYRSPVTGGNGVDPVLVLAPVAMTVAAALLALRFLPLLARLIDPLARRGRGLVLPLGGWQIGRRAARQAGPALVVTLALAVAALSSTALAVLDRGDRDQAAFQVGADLRVEPGDGVAPQQRRAAYEALPGAEAATPVITSEGYVGQDAVAVTAVNTARGPVPALRGDLADAPVRELVAPLGREVPAHGLPVRGAGRELPLRVRMSADGDGEVVPVRLTAHFEDGDGLTRSSSVVIKEGRARTVPLEVPVRGGDVRVLQIDLSMVGERVRRTYRLTVDDVPGLARQARWRDLRADAPDRHAAGCPGAERERGRDASGQAPGPVLCRDRPGRGTLVDAVLRGPDGRLKYPTWGVRLGTDRAKGRPAAPALADDALLASGAVRVGDTVTVRRSTGGSARVAIVGRIAAVPGVPRDRARLLADSRAMAAQWALSGVLPDAESAWWVGVRGADTGGALGAVREAPRLGKAVDVAQVRAELAADPLRRGARGALTLCLVLAPAFAVIAFALHTVVSARSREREFALLRALGMRRGQVAAYLWTEQVALAGVAAVLGTALGAALASVIMPVVTVDASGGPVFPPLVTQVPWVRVAVTAGVAAGVICGVVTGAARILGRVDLARVLRVGEGP